A segment of the Candidatus Izimaplasma bacterium HR1 genome:
CTGTTAAAATTGCCGCTATTGAATTAGGAATAGAGGTCTTTCAACCTGTGAAAATCAGAAACGATTATGAAAGAATTCTACAAGAAAAACCAGATATTATTATCACGGCTGCATATGGACAAATTATACCAAAAATAGTCCTTGATAATCCCCAATATGGTGCTATCAATGTTCACGGAAGTTTGTTGCCATTATTAAGAGGTGGAGCACCAATCCAAAGATCAATCAAAAGATTACATAATACGACAGGAATTACCATTATGTATATGGCAATGAAGATGGATAGTGGAGATATTATTACTCAAAGAAGTATTCCTATCTTAAAAGATGATACTTCAGGTACTTTGTTTGAGAAACTAAGCTATTTAGGAAGTGATCTTTTACTAGAGACTTTACCTACAATCTTCGAAGGTACGAATAAACGTATCCCACAAGATGAATACTTAGTGTCTTATGCATATAACTTAAAACGTGAAGAAGAAGTTATTAATTGGGATCAAGAAGCACAATTAATAGATGCTCATTTAAGAGCTTTTACTCCTACTCCAAGTTGCTATACAACTATCGATGATAAGCAAATTAAAATCTATAATACACTCTTCTCTTTAGATTTAAAAGAAGCAGACGAGTCGAAAGCTAATGGTTCAATTGTAATTATCGAAAAAGAAAAAATAGGGGTCAAGGTAAGAAATGGTTATATTTATATTTACGAAGTTCAACTGTCAGGAAAGAAAAGACAAGACATAAAAACTTTCATGAATGGTGCAGGGAGAAATATAATTATCATAGATAAAGTATTCAAATAATTCGTAATTATGGTATAATTAAATATTATAAGAGGTGATAAATATGAAACATAAAGCATTATATACAAGAGAAGAAATGTTGAAACTGAACGTTGAAACCTTAAAAGAAAGAACCGTTTCTGTTATAGAAATTGCCGAAGTAGCTTTTCGTCAACAATCTAAATGGTCAAAAACAATCTCACTTCAACAATGTGTTGATTCTGTAGAGAAAATACTTAGTTTAAGAGATACATTCCATATCCTTCAACTAGGTGCAGAAATAGATAGATTAACAGATGAGGGAGCTTTTAAAGGTCCTATTCAAGAGATTTTAGTTACTGACTTAGGAATGTTTGGTATCGATGAACTGTTTGGTTTAGAACTTGCTGGTATGTATGGTACTATCGGTAAGACTAACTTTGGAGATATCGATGTAAATAAACCTTTAGTTGTTGATCGTCTTAATGAAGATGGGAAACATGAAGGTGGTTTATGTCATACATTCTTAGATGATATAGTCGGAGCCATTGCAGCCGCAGCATCTACTAGAGTTGCGCAAATAACTAATGAAAATGAAGCCTTAAAAGATCCTAGTGTTGAGGAGATTAAATTAGATTTAGATATTTAAAGGAGGTTTTAAAATGCCAAACACAAATAAAAAGCTTGATGACTTCTTTAAAAAATCTAATGATGAACCAGAAGAGTTAGTAAAGTATTATGAAGATTTAAATAAGGGTGTTGATCCTAACAAAAAAACGGTCACAGACCGAGTCGCATTCTTCTTTAAAAACTTAGCTGACAAAGTTGGAATTTATTATAATCGTAATAAGAAAGATAAAACCTTACATAAAACATCAACATTTAGACGAAGAATTCAAGTTTATTGGAAGTACATTATAAGAAATGTTACTGAAAGGTTTAACTTTGAAGCGGGTGTAGATATCTTAGATGATACATCAGTTTTGTTTCGTCGTAATAAAGTTAATCGTAATATCTTAGTTCTTACCAACTTTGTGTTTATCTTATTTACATTTATTGGCAATCAACGTCCTAACTATGTAATTATAGCAGGATTTGCGATTTTCATGTTTACAATAAATAGAACATTAAGAAGAGTAATTAACGAAGAACCACGAACATTACTAAAACAACAGATGGCTATGTATATTGGAAGTATTTATATTCTCGTTGCATCTATTGGTGTTTATGCAAAACTGAGGATTTCCGCTGGAAACATAAGTCTTGCTGAAGCTGTTGGTAATGGAAATGTTGAAGGAATCTTCTCATTTATTACCGATTTATCAATATCTCAAGCGGGATACTTATTAATCTATTTCGCACTTGTAGTAATCAGTCTTTACCAAGATAATACATTACTACGAATCTTATTTAGATGGGTATTTGTTTTCATGACAATCCTGCATATTATAGTCATGTATCCGCTATATAGTATTACCGGAGGATTACTAGGTTTATATCAATACCTATTTATAGACCACGCCAATGTTACGATCGATATAGTCTTAAGAACAATAACCCTTGTTGTCTTTTATATCGCTTTGTATTCAAGCGTATCAATTGGACAAATGATGAATAATAAACGTAAAGAAGAATTAATAAAACGCCGTGATATGGAAAAAGACTTTACCGCAGTTGTAGGTGATGTGTTCGACGTTATCGGTGTGTTTAATTCCCATACAATCAACCAAACAAAAGATGATGTTCATAGAGTCGCAGAACTTGCTTCTCGCTTAGCCAATGTCCTTGGTTTAAGCAGTAACATCTGTACTGAAATATATGAATATAGTGTCATCCATACTGATAGAGTAAATGATTTATCAATCTTAGAGTATGAAGGAAAAGAAACACTAACAGAACGGGATTACGCTGTTATTAGAGAGAAAACAATTTTAGGTTCAGTTGTAATTAAAAGATTACAGTTAAACCAAAAATCAGAAGATATAGTTCGTGTTCATTTTGAAAAAACAGTAGATACAAATTTTATAGAAAAAATGAAACGTGTTCAAAGATCACAAGAAGGACAAATCATCCTCCTTGCTGAGATTTATGATGTATTAAGACAAGAAAGAAATTATAAATCAGAATTAAAACATAAACGCGCAGTAGATTTATTACAGTTAGAATTTAAAGAATACTTCGAACCATATATTTTAGACAGATTTTTAAAATATCAAATGGAATTTGAAGCGTTCTACGATAAATTTAAGTTTAAAGAGTAGGTGGAAGAAACATGAGAAAATTATTTACGTCAGAAAGTGTTACAGAAGGGCATCCAGATAAGATTTGTGATCAAATCAGTGATGCAATTTTAGATGAAATATTTAAGACTGATCCAAATGCAAGAGTAGCTTGTGAAACAAGTGTTACTACAGGATTGGTTCTAGTAGCTGGAGAAATCACAACTTCAACATATATTGATATCCAAAAAATCGTAAGAAGAACTGTTAAAGAGATTGGATACGATCGTGGTAAATATGGTTTTGATGCTGAAAATCTGGCAGTATTAGTAGCTATAGATCCCCAATCACCAGACATTGCTCAAGGAGTAAATGAAGGTGAAGGTGACTTTAAAGAACAAGGTGCAGGAGATCAAGGAATCATGTTTGGTTATGCATCTAATGAAACAAAAGAGTATATGCCAATCGCAATATCTTTAGCTCATAAACTAGCAAAGCAATTAACAAAAGTTCGTAAAGATGGATTACTATCTTATTTAAGACCGGATGGTAAAACACAAGTTACAATCGAATTTAATGAAGATAATACTCCGATGAGAGTAGATAGTGTTGTTGTATCATCACAACACTCACCAGACATTACAATGGAGCAATTACGAAGAGATGTTGAAAAACACGTAATAAATGTAATTATTCCTCAAGAATTAATGGATGATAAAACAAAACTGTATATCAATCCAACAGGTAAATTCGTAATCGGTGGACCACATGGTGATGCCGGACTTACAGGCCGTAAAATTATAGTTGATACTTACGGAGGAATGGGCCGCCATGGTGGCGGAGCATTTAGTGGTAAAGATCCATCTAAAGTTGATAGATCAGCAGCTTACGCTGCACGCTATGTAGCGAAAAACTGTGTAGCCGCAGGATTTGCAGACCGCTTAGAAATTCAATTGTCATATGCAATTGGTGTAAGTGAACCAATGAGTATTTTAATTGAAACATTTAATACAGAAAAAGTTTCTAAAGAAGTTATTGTTAAAGCAATAACAGAAAACTTCAAGTTAACACCAAAAGGAATTATTTCTTCACTAAATCTACTTCAACCAATCTATAAGCAAACCGCAGCCTACGGACATTTCGGTAGAGATGATCTCGACTTACCATGGGAAAAATTGGATAAAGTAGAAATCCTTAAAAAATATTTATAAGGAGGAATCAAAATGCCTTGGTATCTAAACTTATTAATTGTAGTTGTTGCTTGTGCTCTTGTCGCACTATTATTCGCAAGACTACACAAGCATTTATTAAAATTATGGAAAGATGTAACTACAAAAGAAGTTATCTTTCATAAGCAATTAGAAAAAGTAGCAACGCTATTTCACGAAAACAAAGAACTACTTAAAACAGAAGATAATAAAGAATTCTTTAAAATAATTACTCGCTATCGTAAAAAGCATGTACGTACCTTGTTATTAAGCACGAGACAAGCTCTATTCAATGCGATTAATATTATCTTTGATGAAATAGAAGAACTAGAAGAGGCTGAATTTGCCTTGTTAAAGAAAGAATTCAATGAACTTCAAAAAGTTAGACGTATTTACAATACTAACGTCCTAATTTACAACCAAACAATTAGTGTGTTTCCTACAAGATATCTAGCATTAAGAATGAATTTAGAACTAAGAGAGTATTTTGGCTAAAAATACTCTTTTTCTTTTGTGAAAATACTTTCACATAGAACAATAGTCAAAAAACTATGAAAAAACCATCATTTTAACCTTTCTTAAATGAAAAAAATAGCATTTTTAAAAACGCTTACAAAAAATGAAAAAAAGACTTGCTTTTAAATAAATCTTATTATAATATAAGTATGTTTTTAAATAACAAAATCAATAGTAATAGACGAGGTAGAGATTATGAATCAGAACTTTAAACAGAAGTTAAAAGTTGTGAGAATAGCAGCCGTTTTTCAAAAAAACGACCTTTGTTTATACTTGACTAAAATTAAGGATTAAAATCACAATACTGATTTTATCCTTTTTCTATTTTTTCAGGAGGAAAGTACTATGAATACTGTTGTAATTGGAGTAATTGGTGCAGATGTACACGCTGTAGGAAACAAAATAATTGATTACGTTTTAACCGAAAGTGGATTTAACGTAGTAAATATCGGTGTTTTATCAAGCCAAGAGGACTTTATCAACGCAGCAATCGAAACAAACGCGAAAGCAATATTAGTATCAAGTTTATACGGTCATGGTGAAATGGACTGTAAATTTTTTAAAGAGAAATGTGAAGAAGCAGGACTCGGCCATGTTAAGTTATATGTTGGAGGAAATATCGTTGTTGGAAAACAAGATTTTACTGAAGTTGAATACCGTTTCAAAGATATGGGATTTGACAGAGTATATGCTCCAGGAACAAAAATTGAAGAAGCACTTGTTGATTTAAGAGAGGATCTTGATATGTAATGAAACCTTATCTATTAGTTGACTTTGGTTCAACCTATACTAAGTTAACATGTGTTGACTTAGAAGGCGAATACATCATCGGTACATCTAAAGCACCTACTACTGTTGAAACTAATGTACTAGAAGGATACGATAGAGCCTTCAAGTATTTAATTACCGATCATCCAGAAATTAAAGAAATATCTGGTATTTCAGCATGCAGTAGTGCAGCTGGGGGTCTTAAAATGGCTGCGATAGGACTAGTAGAAGAATTAACAGTTGAAGCTGCTAAACGTGCTTGTTTAGGAGCAGGAGCAATCGTTAAACGAGTTTATTCACACCATATGACAAGAAAAGAAGCACGAGATTTAAAAGAAGCAAATATTGATATTGTTCTACTCGCTGGGGGAACAAATGGTGGGAATCAAGAATGTATCATTCATAACGCCAAAAGACTAAAAGAAGTTGAAATAGATGTCCCAATTATAATTGCAGGGAATAAAGATGCTCAAGATGAAATTGATGATATCTTAGAAGGTACAAACGTAGAATACTATATTGTAGACAACGTTATGCCACAACTAAAGAAACTTAATGTTCAAGAAGCTAAACATGCAATAAGAAAAATCTTTATTGAAAAAATCATCGAAGCAAAAGGTATTAAAAAAGCTGAGGAAAAAATTGGAGAAATCATTATGCCTACTCCAGAAGCAGTTTTACAAGCAGCTGAATTATTAGCTGATGGTTTTGAAGATGAAGAAGGTTACGGAGAATTAATCATTATTGATATCGGTGGAGCTACAACTGACGTTCATACGATTGGTGAAGGATTCCCGAAAAGAACTGAAGTAATTTTAAAAGGTTTAGAAGAACCATTTGCTAAAAGAACCGTAGAAGGAGATTTAGGTATGCGCTATAGCGCTAATGCCCTTCTTACAAATGTATCAAATTACGAGTTCAAAAAGTATTTTGAGGAAGACGATCAGTGTGAACACAACATTGAAGAATCACTTGAAAGAAGAGCGAAAAATGTTGACTTTATCCCCAAAACAAAGGATGAAGAATCATTTGATAAAGCAATTGCTAAGATCTGTTGTGATGTCTCAATGAGCCGTCATGTAGGTCATGTAGAAGTAGTTCATACACCTTTAGGAGATATGTATTACCAAACAGGTAAAGACCTTACAGGGATTAGGTATGTTATTGGAACAGGTGGAGTATTAATCAATAATAATGATGCAAAAAAAATATTAAAACAAGTAAACAAGAAATCTAATAAGGTTCTAGAATTAAGACCAACAAATCCATCAATCTTATTAGATAAATCATATATCTTAAGTGCAATGGGATTACTAAGTCAAAAGTATCCTAAAGTAGCCTTAAAATTAATGAAACAATACTTAATGTAGTTAGGAGTACAATCATGGTACAAAACAAAAAAATGCCTCTTGAGGAATTTCTTGAGATCAGAAAAGAAGTACTTAGACATTGGAAAACAGGAACTCATCCAGATTTAGATTTGGATAGAGCTGTCCAAAAACTTAAAAACTTACCAAAGGAAAAACATTTTGCTCACAAATTACGTGAAGCAAAAGCTAAAGGGATAACTTTAGTGCAACCTCGTGCCGGAGTTGCACGTTTAGATGAACATATTGAATTAATGCAATATCTACAAGATGAAGGAAAAGCAGATTTCTTACCTTCAACAATAGATTCTTATACAAGACATAACCGTTACAGTAATGCCGAAGATGGAATTCAAGAATCAGAAAAACAAGGAAGATCATTACTAAATGGATTCCCTGCTGTTAATCACGGAGTTGATGGATGTTCTAAAGTTCTAGATAGTGTTAAAGTACCTCTACAAGCACGACATGGTACACCTGATGCTAGATTATTGTCTGAAATTATCCATGCTTCAGGGTGGACAAGTAATGAAGGTGGAGGAATTAGTTATAATATTCCTTACTGTAAAAAAATATCATTAGAAGATACAATCAAATACTGGCAGTATTGTGATCGTTTAGTTGGATATTATCAAGAACATGGTGTTGAATTAAACCGTGAACCTTATGGGCCTTTAACAGGTACATTATGTCCGCCATGTATTTCTAATACTGTTGCAATAATCGAAAGTCTTCTTGCAGCTGAACAAGGTGTTAAAAATATTACAGTTGGTTACGGACAAGGTGGTAACTTAGTACAAGACATCGCAGCTCTAAGAGCACTTGAAGAGCAAACTAACCATTACTTAAAAATATTCGGATATAAAGATGTATTTGTAACAACTGTATTTCATCAATGGATGGGTGGATTCCCAGCCGATGAATCAGAAGCAGTTGCTTTAATTGGATATGCTAGTACTGTTGCTGCTTTAGGAAAAGCAACTAAAATGATTACAAAAACAACACATGAATCCTTTGGTATTCCAACAAAAGAAGCAAATGCAAAAGGATTAAAAACTTCACGATATATCACTAATTTATTAAAAGACCAAAAAACTCCTGACAGTGAAGAATTATTAGATGAAATAGCACAAATTAAATCAGAAGTTGATAGTTTAATCAGAAGTGTGGTTAAAGCAGGAAAAGGCGACATAGCCCAAGGTTCAGTAAAAGCATTTAAGGATGGTATCATTGATGTTCCATTCGCTCCATCAGAAATCAATGCAGGTAAGATTTTACCAGCACGAGATATTGATGGAAAAATTCGAATCTTAGAATTTGGGAACTTAGGTTTAACAGAAGAAATCAAAGAATTCCATCATAAGAAACTACAGGAACGTGCTGATAAACAAAACAGAAAAAAAATGGAAATTCAAATGGTTATTGATGATATTTACGCAGTAAGCATGGGTAACTTAGTAGGAGAAAAAGGAGAATAACAACATGAAAATAGTTGATATTATATGCTCTAAAAGCTTAACGGGATTCTATTTCGATGATCAAAAAGCAATAAAAGCAGGAGCAACACAAGATGGGTTTACCTATGTAGGAGATCCTGTGACAGATAAATTTACAGCTATCCGCCAAAAAGGTGAAGCAGTAAGTATTATGATAATTTTGGAAGATGGTCAAATTGGATTTGGAGATGCGACAGCTGTTCAATATAGTGGAGCTGGGGGTCGTGATCCATTATTCTTAAGTGATGATGGGATTAATACAATCAATGAATACATTAAACCATTACTGATTGGTAAAGATGTTTCTTGCTTTAAAGAGAACGCTGAGCAGATTGATAACTTAGTTATTAATGGCAATCAACTTCATACGGCTTTAAGATACGGGTTAACCCAAGCATTATTACATGCTACAGCAAAAGCTAACTCAATTACAATGCCTGAAGTAATCAGAAATGAATATAACATTAAAAACAAGAAATATACAAGAGTTCCGATGTTTGCACAATCGGGGGATGACCGTTATTCAAACGTTGATAAGATGATTATTAAAGCAGTTGAAGTAATGCCTCATGCCTTAATAAATAATATTGAAACTAAACTTGGTCACCAAGGTGAAATATTAAAAGAATATGTATCTTGGTTACGAGGTAGAGTTTTACATTTACGTCAATCAAGTGATTATCTACCAGTTTTCCATATCGATGTTTATGGAACAATTGGAACAATCTTTAACAATGATGTTGAAAAAATGTATAATTATCTTATAGAGTTAGAAGAATTAGCTCAACCATTCACTCTTCGTATTGAAGGTCCAGTTGATGCTGGAAATAGAAAAGAAACAATGGAAGCATTAAGAGATATAACAAAACTAATCAACGATAACAACCGTACCGTTGAAATCGTTGCCGATGAATGGTGTAATACTTTAGACGACGTTAAATACTTTGCGGATAATAATGCTGGACATATGCTTCAAGTTAAAACACCTGATTTAGGTGGAGTAAACAATATCATTGAAGCTCTACTATATTGTAAAGATAGAAATATTGGAGCATACAGTGGTGGTTCATGTAATGAAACCAACGTATCAGCAGAAGTAACTACTTCTATCGCAATGGCTTGTGATGCAAAACAATGCCTTGCAAAACCTGGTATGGGAACTGATGAAGGAATCATGATTGTTAACAATATGATGAATCGTACTTTAGCAATGATTGAATATAGAAATAGTAAAAAATAGGTGATAATATGAGAGCAAGCGCAGGAACATATGAATCAAGTGATTGTAATATAACTGTAGAAAAGAATGATACTTTGCAAATTAATATTGAAAGTATCGTCTTTGAACAATTTGGTGATAAAATTAAAGAAGTAATTACAAATACACTAAAAGCACATAATCTAACTAACATAAAAGTGGACATCTACGATAAAGGTGCCCTTGATTACACTGTAAAAGCTCGCTTAGAAACAGCCCTAAAAAGAGGTGGTTACATTGAGTAGAAGTTATTTATTTATCCCCGGTAATACTCCAAGCATGCTTCAAAATTTAGACGTATTTGAAGCAGATGCAGTTATCATTGATTTTGAAGACTCTGTTGTTGATTACGACAAAGATGCAGCCCGTATATTAGTAAGTAATTTTCTAAATAAATACGACTTTTCTAACACGGAAATCTTTATTAGAATTAACGATGCTCTTAGTTCAAACTTCTTAGAAGATGTTAAAGCTACAAAGGATTTACCAATTAAAGGATATGTACTACCAAAAGCCTTACCTTCTCATGTTGAGGAGCTAAGTAAACTAACTAACAAAAAAATAATTCCAATTATTGAATCACCAATGGGTGTTTTAAGAATGGAAGAAATAGCTATGCAAAAAAATATTGAAGGTATCCTATTAGGTGCTGAAGATCTAACAAAAGAATTAAATATTAAAAGAACACTACAAGGAACAGAAATATTATATACAAGAAGCAAACTAGTATTAGTATGTAATGCCTATAATATTAATTCAATTGATACACCGTGGGTTGATAAAGATAATCAAGAAGGCTTATTAGAGGACACACTTAATGCAACGAACTTAGGATTTACCTCTAAATCTTCAATCCATCCAAACCATGTTGATGTTATCAACACAGCATTTACACCAAATGAATTAGAGATTTTAGAAGCTAAACGAATTGTAAAAAAAGCTTCTGAAACAACTAAAGGTGCTTTCTCTTTAGATGGTAAGATGGTTGATTTACCAATCATTGAAAAAGCCAAAAAGACTCTAGAAAAAGCCA
Coding sequences within it:
- the fmt gene encoding Methionyl-tRNA formyltransferase; translation: MKIVFMGTPDFSVRVLKDLHEKYPVSLVVTQPDKQVGRKKIVTFSPVKIAAIELGIEVFQPVKIRNDYERILQEKPDIIITAAYGQIIPKIVLDNPQYGAINVHGSLLPLLRGGAPIQRSIKRLHNTTGITIMYMAMKMDSGDIITQRSIPILKDDTSGTLFEKLSYLGSDLLLETLPTIFEGTNKRIPQDEYLVSYAYNLKREEEVINWDQEAQLIDAHLRAFTPTPSCYTTIDDKQIKIYNTLFSLDLKEADESKANGSIVIIEKEKIGVKVRNGYIYIYEVQLSGKKRQDIKTFMNGAGRNIIIIDKVFK
- a CDS encoding Phosphatidylglycerophosphatase A; this translates as MKHKALYTREEMLKLNVETLKERTVSVIEIAEVAFRQQSKWSKTISLQQCVDSVEKILSLRDTFHILQLGAEIDRLTDEGAFKGPIQEILVTDLGMFGIDELFGLELAGMYGTIGKTNFGDIDVNKPLVVDRLNEDGKHEGGLCHTFLDDIVGAIAAAASTRVAQITNENEALKDPSVEEIKLDLDI
- the metK gene encoding S-adenosylmethionine synthase, whose amino-acid sequence is MRKLFTSESVTEGHPDKICDQISDAILDEIFKTDPNARVACETSVTTGLVLVAGEITTSTYIDIQKIVRRTVKEIGYDRGKYGFDAENLAVLVAIDPQSPDIAQGVNEGEGDFKEQGAGDQGIMFGYASNETKEYMPIAISLAHKLAKQLTKVRKDGLLSYLRPDGKTQVTIEFNEDNTPMRVDSVVVSSQHSPDITMEQLRRDVEKHVINVIIPQELMDDKTKLYINPTGKFVIGGPHGDAGLTGRKIIVDTYGGMGRHGGGAFSGKDPSKVDRSAAYAARYVAKNCVAAGFADRLEIQLSYAIGVSEPMSILIETFNTEKVSKEVIVKAITENFKLTPKGIISSLNLLQPIYKQTAAYGHFGRDDLDLPWEKLDKVEILKKYL
- the mamA gene encoding Methylaspartate mutase S chain; the protein is MNTVVIGVIGADVHAVGNKIIDYVLTESGFNVVNIGVLSSQEDFINAAIETNAKAILVSSLYGHGEMDCKFFKEKCEEAGLGHVKLYVGGNIVVGKQDFTEVEYRFKDMGFDRVYAPGTKIEEALVDLREDLDM
- the glmE gene encoding Methylaspartate mutase E chain; translated protein: MVQNKKMPLEEFLEIRKEVLRHWKTGTHPDLDLDRAVQKLKNLPKEKHFAHKLREAKAKGITLVQPRAGVARLDEHIELMQYLQDEGKADFLPSTIDSYTRHNRYSNAEDGIQESEKQGRSLLNGFPAVNHGVDGCSKVLDSVKVPLQARHGTPDARLLSEIIHASGWTSNEGGGISYNIPYCKKISLEDTIKYWQYCDRLVGYYQEHGVELNREPYGPLTGTLCPPCISNTVAIIESLLAAEQGVKNITVGYGQGGNLVQDIAALRALEEQTNHYLKIFGYKDVFVTTVFHQWMGGFPADESEAVALIGYASTVAALGKATKMITKTTHESFGIPTKEANAKGLKTSRYITNLLKDQKTPDSEELLDEIAQIKSEVDSLIRSVVKAGKGDIAQGSVKAFKDGIIDVPFAPSEINAGKILPARDIDGKIRILEFGNLGLTEEIKEFHHKKLQERADKQNRKKMEIQMVIDDIYAVSMGNLVGEKGE
- a CDS encoding Methylaspartate ammonia-lyase, whose product is MKIVDIICSKSLTGFYFDDQKAIKAGATQDGFTYVGDPVTDKFTAIRQKGEAVSIMIILEDGQIGFGDATAVQYSGAGGRDPLFLSDDGINTINEYIKPLLIGKDVSCFKENAEQIDNLVINGNQLHTALRYGLTQALLHATAKANSITMPEVIRNEYNIKNKKYTRVPMFAQSGDDRYSNVDKMIIKAVEVMPHALINNIETKLGHQGEILKEYVSWLRGRVLHLRQSSDYLPVFHIDVYGTIGTIFNNDVEKMYNYLIELEELAQPFTLRIEGPVDAGNRKETMEALRDITKLINDNNRTVEIVADEWCNTLDDVKYFADNNAGHMLQVKTPDLGGVNNIIEALLYCKDRNIGAYSGGSCNETNVSAEVTTSIAMACDAKQCLAKPGMGTDEGIMIVNNMMNRTLAMIEYRNSKK
- the citD gene encoding Citrate lyase acyl carrier protein, whose translation is MRASAGTYESSDCNITVEKNDTLQINIESIVFEQFGDKIKEVITNTLKAHNLTNIKVDIYDKGALDYTVKARLETALKRGGYIE
- the citE gene encoding Citrate lyase subunit beta, translated to MSRSYLFIPGNTPSMLQNLDVFEADAVIIDFEDSVVDYDKDAARILVSNFLNKYDFSNTEIFIRINDALSSNFLEDVKATKDLPIKGYVLPKALPSHVEELSKLTNKKIIPIIESPMGVLRMEEIAMQKNIEGILLGAEDLTKELNIKRTLQGTEILYTRSKLVLVCNAYNINSIDTPWVDKDNQEGLLEDTLNATNLGFTSKSSIHPNHVDVINTAFTPNELEILEAKRIVKKASETTKGAFSLDGKMVDLPIIEKAKKTLEKAKKYNLL